The DNA window CGATCGACAGGGCGGCCCGTTTGACGGCGTCCGGGAAGGCGGCGATCTGGGCGGCTCCGTCAGCCGAGGCGCCGCGGCCGCCGGTCAGGGCGTCGTACACCGCCAGCGTGATGAACGGCCGCGAGTGCTTCCCGCCTTTGGCGAGGAAGTCATAGGCGACCGCCTCGGTGCCGGCGATCGGATCAATGCCGCCGATGCCCTGGCCGTTGACTTCGGCCAGCCGTTTGCCGCCGCGGGCTCGCGGGGCCAGGCGATCGAGTTCATCGGGGTGGAACATGTTGGCGGCCGCCCGCATCAGGTGCAGATAGGACTGCGTGGCGACGGCGGATTCGGCCGGCTGCACGTTGATCATTTCGTGCACCCAGTCTTCATCGACGCTGGTGTTGCGGCAATCGCTGGAGAGCAGCGGCACGGCCATGCAGGGAATGCCGGCCAGCAAGATTTTATCGATTGCTTTTTCCAGCACGTTCAGGCAGGCCACGCCGCAGATGGCGTCGACATAGCCGCTGATGATGATCTTCAGCACGATGGGCGTGCCTTCGGCGACCAGCACCTTGTAGCCCATTTCTTCAGCGGCGGTGCGGAAGTCGGCAATGCTGCAGGCGCCGCACGTTTTGCAATCGAGGCCAAACTGATCGTAATCGGCAGGGCAGCCTTCGGCGTGTTTCAGGCAGTGGGGCAGCAGGAACAACCGGCGTTCGGGCGGCACGGCGGCGACCTGGTCCTGCCAGAAGGCAGTGGCCAGCATCACCATGGTCCAGCCGACATAGCTTTCCGGCTGGGCCAGTTCGGCCAGAATGCCACGCGCGGTGGATTCCATTTCTTCCTTGGAAAGGGGGCGGGCTTTGCCGACCTTTTCAATGGCTTTGTAGCATTGGGCGCGGATCTCCTCGCGCAGCGCTTTGGTCGCTGGCGCTTTTTTCAGGTGCGATGTCTGGCGGCGTTTTGACTTCCGTTTCTCACTACGCGACAAAGGCTGACCTGCGGAGGAGTCGTCGTTGCTGGTCGGGGGAGTCACCGGTGCGGTAGACAAGTTGGCGTCCTCGGGCATGGCGTACGAAGTGGAAGCTGCCCGGCGTCAGGTGCTCGTGGGAAGAGCAGCAGAGCGGGCACGGCGACCGAACCTCAGGGGTTCGGCCAGCGGCTGGCGGATTGGAGGGAGGATGTGTTGGCGGGGGCGATCTTCCCCAGTGCTACTGCGGCGCGCCCCAGCGCAGAGACTGTAAAGATTATGGGGTAGAGCTTCTCATAATACCACAGCTTGGCGAAGTAAAAACCAATTGGCGAGGTTTCCCGGTGCCGATTTTCCTCAACCGCCGCGATCAACCAGTCAAGCCCTTTATTCAGCGCAGGACGCGCAGGCGATGGTTCCGGCGCCGCCAGCAAGGCCTCCACCGCCAGCGCCGTTTCTTCCACGGAACTGACGACAGTTGGCTTGCCGCTGGGGCGTTTCTTTGGGCCGCCGCCCCAGCCACCGTCGCTGTTTTGCTGATCGACCAGCCATTTTAAACCCCGCTCGGCCGACAAGGTTCCGATTTTGTTCCAGTCCCGATAGGCCGCCAGCACCTTGGCGGTGCCGTAAACCGGGTTCTCTTCGTCGGGGTGATCCTGGTTGCCAAACCACAGCGGAATCCAGTGGCCGTCGGGGCGCTGCGCCCGCTCCAGGTGCGCAAACCCTTTGCGGACAGCGTTTTCCAGCGCCGGACTGGGAAAGTCCGTATCCCAGGCTGCCAGCGCCCGGAGCACATGCGCCGTCAAGTCGGCGCCGCTGCGGTCAAAGGGCAGGTTCCCCCAGCCGCGACAGAAAGTGGGCCAGCCGCCGTCGCGGTTCTGCAGGTGCAGCAGCCACGTAACGCCGGCTTTGGCCGCCTTTTTGACGTTCGGCAAATATTTCGGCTGAAAACCGGGCGAGTTCCGCCAGGCATGCAGCGCGAGCAGAGCGCCCGGCGTGTCGTCGGAATCAGGGACGCTGCCGGTCAGATCGGTCCAGCCCCAGCCGCCCGGCTCGGCGCCGGTGAAGGGATGCTCCTCCTGGTACTGGCAGCCCAGCACCCAGTCGAAACATTCGTACTGGGAAATATCTTCGCCGCCGCCTGCCAGGGCATTGAGGGACAGTGTGGTGTTCCAGGTCGCCAGGTTGGCATCGATCGGCCAGCTGCCGTCAGGCAGCACGGACCGCAGCAGGAATTCGACTCCCAGTTCCGTCACCGGATGGTTGATCCGGCCCATGCTGGCCAGACTCATCACCACAAAGCTGGTCAGGGGGGTTGCTTCCAGGAACCCGCCGCTGGCAGGTTGCATGCGAGTCAGCACCCTCAGGCTGGGCTCGATGGCCATTCGCCGCAGCCAGCGCAGGGGCGGAAACCACGGCGGCTTGTGATGAAAGCGGGTCTGGCCGATCGCGACGAGCGCCGGGATGGCATAGCTGACGACGGGCAACTGCAGGAAGCGATACCACTTTTGCGGCACGCAGGCCGCTTCAAACGGCAGCGGCGAGACTTTGCTCCACGGGACGACTCCGGCCAGGGCGCAGTTTGTCAAAATGGGAACGGCGAACGTTTTGTCCCGCCCATAGCGTTTGCGCAGCCCGGCGATTCCGCCGGCTTTTTTAATGTAGGCTTCGGCCCGTTCGAGCATATCGCCGCGGCCGGCCGGATGCGCAGTCAAGTGGAACGCGGCGACGACCAGCATGGTGGTGGCGATATTGGAATAGCTTTTGTCAGTATCGCCCCAGCCGCCGTCCTCGTTCTGGTGACTGGCCAGCCAGTGCAAACCACGGACGATCAGTTCGCTCAGCTGCGATTCCGACGCCTCGTCGGCGAACCGCCCGGTGTCGGTGTTGGTGGGGTGGCCCCGCTGCACAATGGCAAGCGCACTGATAGCGGTGGCGGTCGACAAGGCCGAAGCGGCCAGTTCGCCCACCCAATGCCCGGCGGCAACCCTTTCTGAAAGCAGGTCGTCGCGTGATTTCTGGTAGGCGGCTAGGAGTGGATCATGTTGCATGGCAACGGATAACTCTAACTGGATCACGGTCGACATGCAGCAATGAAACTGTAAATATTCTCCTCGTCCCTGCGGCCGGGTGTCATGATTCCCGCCAGGATAACCCCGCCCGGAACGCCCGCCAGGCGGCGCCGCTGATCGTTTCGCCGAGCCGATCCGACATAACGGCCGAATCGGCGGATCCGGCGATTCCAGCCGATGACCGGCCGATTCGGCGCGTTCGGGGGAACTCGCCGGCCGCATTCGCCGTACTTTGTCTTTTCGCGTAATTCACTCAAGACAAATGACTTGCGACACTTTCTTTCCGCCCATTCTTATTTACAACTGCTTTGGCGCGGCGATTGCATGGATCACAGGAAACCTTTTCCCACGAGATGCGATCCATGCCTTACGGACTCTACCTATCTGCCGCCGGCGCCGACCTGCAGAGTCAGCGGATGCAGGTAATTTCGAATAACCTGGCGAACGTGGACACGCCCGGCTTCAAACGCGATTTCGCGTTGCCCGAAGCCCGTTACACGGAAGCGATCGAACGCGGCATCGCCGACCCGGGTGAAGGCTCTTTGAATGATGTCAGCGGCGGTGTTTCGCTGGGCGAAACGGTCACAGATTTCAGCCGCGGCGTTTACAAGCCGACGGGCATCAACACCGACTTCGCCCTGGACGACGACGGCAAGGGCTTTTTTGCGGTGGAACGCGACGGCGAAGAATATCTGACTCGGGCCGGCAACTTCCGCTTTGATAACCAGGGACGTTTGAAAACACAGGATGGCTACCCGGTGCTCAGCATCGGCGGCGAAGTCGTGCAGATTGATCCGACGGGACCGGCTCCCATTCTTCACCACGACGGCTTGCTGTCGCAGGGCGGAGAGTCGATCCCGCTGGCCATTCGTCGGCCCAAGTCGCTGGGGGATCTGGTCAAAGCCGGCGCCACCATGTTCCGCCAGCTGGCGGAATCGGAAGACGCCGCCCCGGAACATCGCCAGGTGCGGCAGGGCACGCTGGAAATGTCGTCGGTCAAGCCGATCGACGCCACCGTAGAAATGATCGAAACCTCGCGGGTCTACGAAGCCAACATTCGCATGATCCAGCACCAGGACGGCATGCTCGGTTCGCTCGTCGGCCGGCTGCTCCGCGTGTAAAGTCCAACAAGTTGTTCCGGGGCAGTTCCGGCGAGCGTCAATAAAGAATCATTGAGTTCAACGTTGCAGGGATGCAGTTATGACAGTGCAGAGCCTTTATACCGCCGCCACCGGCATGCAGTCGCTGGAAACCAAGCTTGATGTCATCGCCAATAACCTGGCGAACATCAATACGACCGCGTTCAAAAAAGGCCGCGCCAACTTCGAAGATAACTTCTATCGCCACGAAGTCCTGCCGGGTTCCGAAGACCAGCAGGGCGGACGCACCGCGGTCGGCGTTTCTGTCGGCCTGGGCGCCCGCGTGCAGAGCATCCAGGCGAACTTCCAGCAGGGAGCCTTCCAGCAGACGAACCGCGAGCTGGACGTCGCCATTGAAGGCCCCGGTTTTCTGCAGGTGGTCGACAACAACGGCGAAACAGTCTTTACCCGGGCCGGCAACCTGTCGATCGACGCCCAGGGCCGTCTGGTTGTCGGTTCCGCCGGCATCGGCCGCGTGGTGCAGCCGACCATCACCATCCCTAACGATTCAGTCGCCATCCAGATTGGCACCTCGGGCGTGGTCAATGTACAGCAGCAAGGGCAGACCGATTTGACGCAGGTCGGGCAGCTGCAGCTGGCGACCTTCCAGAACCCGGAAGGTTTGCTGCGGCTGGGCGATAACATGTTCGCCCAGACCCAGGCGTCGGCCGCTCCGGTGACTGGCAACCCGGGTTCGGTCGGTCTGGGCCTGTTGCGACAGAACGCCCTGGAAGCCTCCAATGTGGAGCCGGTCCAGGAGTTGATCGACCTGATCACCACGCAACGCTCCTTTGAATTGAACTCGCAGGCGATCCAGGCCGGCGACCAGGTGCTGCAGCTCATCGCCAATCTTCGCCGGTAAACGGTCGTTCTGATCGGACCGGCCAGATGGACCGGAGAGCCTGTCGCCTGGGATTTCTGCTTCGCCGCTTTGGGGATGTCTTGATGATGCGTTTGAAAATCGCCATGTTTCTGCTGACCATCAGCCTGTCGCATTTGAGTGCGGAGGCGTCGGAGGTGCATCTGCAGTCGCATGCCCAGCCGGCCCGGCCGCTGGTGGTCCTCGGCGACATTGCGAAGATCTACGACGTTGACCCGGCGAACGCCGCGAAGCTGGCCGCTATCGAACTTTTCCCCGCACCGTCGCGACCGACCGCCTTTCGTATTCGCGAACTGCAGGATCTGCTCTCGCTGCGCGGTTGCGACATGAGCAAGTGTCGTTTCGAAGGAGCGAGCGTGATTCTGGTGCAGCCGTACCAGGCCGGCCAGTCGACCGCCGCCTCGGATCAGAACGCTTTCGCCCGGCAGCGTGTGTCGGCACGGCAGGCCGATTCGTCGTCGCTCGTTCGCCAGATCGCCTGGCCGGAAGTTTCCGCTGCGGACAACGCTCGTAAATCGCCTGTCCAGCAAGCCTCGGCCTCGCAGCACATGGCCTCGCAGCACATGGCGACGCAGTCGCCCGCCGCCCAGTCGGCCGCCTATACGGCGCCGGTCGCAAGGGCCAGCAGCAACCGCGAACAGCCGCAGTATGACCTTCGCGCCCAAGTGTGGGACCGGGTCGAAGCCGCCATCGTGCAGCATCTGCAGGAAACGGCCGATCCCGACGCCGCCTGGCAGGTCGTGATCGACGGCGTGCTGCGCCAGCAGTTTGTGCTGGAGTCGGCTTCGCAACTGCAGGCGATCGGCGGATCCGAGCCCTGGACCGGCAAGCAGCAGTTCACCCTGCTGGTCGACGGCGGCCAGATCCCGCAGCATCGCCTGTTGATTACCGCCAACGTGCAGCGGCCGACCGCCCTGGCCGTAGCGGTCAACACGACCGTGACTCGCGGAGAGATCCTGCGGGCCGATCAACTGATCCTCGCCCAGGTGCAGGACAACCGGACGGGCCGCAAGGTGTTGCACAATCTGGAAGACGTCGTCGGGAAAGAACTGCTGCGAACGCTCAACGCAGGCGACTTTATCGAACCCCAGGCTGTGCGGTCGCCGCTGCTGGTCAAGCGGAACCAGGTCATCACCGTGATCGCGATCAACGGCGGCGTTCGCGTCCGCACGCAGGTCCGCTCGCTCGACGAAGGCGCAATGGGCGAACTGGTTTCGGTCCAAACGCTGGATCGGAAACAGAATTTCACCGCACAGGTCAGCGGTCACGATCAGGCCGAGATCCACCTGAACTCGACCGGCTCCGCGACGCCTGTCGCCCGGGCGTCCCTGACGGATCGCAAGTAACGCACGGCTTTCTTTCGATGGCTGTTTTGTCTTATCACTCTCGCTTCCTTTCGAATCCCTGGTGCGACCCGATGTTTCTGAAATCCTTCACTTCGGTTGCTTTGCTGTTCGCCTGTCTGGCAGGAACAGTCGCCGCGCAGGGTCCCAGTGCGAGCATTTTCCGCCAGGAGCCGCCGGCCGCCAGCCAGGGCCCGCTAACGCTGGACAACAGCAGCTGGACGACCACGCCGCCGCTGCCGCTGCCGCAAATTCGCATCCACGACATCGTTTCAATCCGCGTCCAGGAAGGCGCCCAGATGTACGCCGAAGGCGAAGTCGAAAACCGGAAGAACGCCGGCTACAAAGCATCGCTGCTGGACTGGGTGAAGCTGGCCGGTTTTGACTCGCTCAAACCGGCTCCCCAGGTCGACGGCAACCCCACGGTGGCAGGCACGCTGAACAGCCTGTACCGGACCGAAGGCGGCGTCGAGACCCGCGAGTCGTTGATCTTTAACATAGCGGCCCATGTGGTCGACATTCGCCCCAACGGGAACCTGATTCTGGAAGCCCGCCGCGAGATTCATAACAACTCTGAGATCTGGGATTACGCCCTGACCGGCGAGTGCCGTCCGACCGACATCGGCCCGGGCAACCTGATCCTCAGCCGCGACATTGCCGACCTGCGGATTGAAAAGCAGGAACGGGGCATCGTCCCCGACGGCTACGGCCGGGGCTGGTTCACTCGGTGGCTGGATCGCTATCAGCCGTTCTAACTCCGGCGCCTGGCGCCCGACTCTGCGGACCGCCGGTCCGCTTGCCGAAACAGATCTGGATAAGGAACGGAACCGATGAATCGCCCCCTGCTCTCGCTGATCGCCGTCGTGCTTGTCGCCCTGCTGTCCCAGGACGCCTGGGGCCAGCTGCGGGTGTCGGACTTCTGCCGCGTCAAAGGGCAGGAAGAGAACACGCTGCAGGGGCTGGGTCTGGTCGTCGGTTTGCGAGGGACGGGCGACAGCGAAATCGCCCCCACCACCCGGGCCCTGGCACAGATCCTGAACCTGATGGACAGTCCCGTCAGCAGCGACGGGACGGGCTCTCCCGACCTGGAAGAACTGGTCCGGGCCAAGAACGTAGCGTTGGTGTTTGTCACCGCGACCGTGCCCGCGGCCGGAGCCCGCCAGGGCGACCAGCTGAACTGCACCGTGTCGGCGGCCTTCAACGCCAAGAGCCTCGACGGCGGCATGTTGATGATTACCCCGTTGCTGGGCCCGCGTCCGGGATCGAAGCGGGTTTACGCCCTGTGCCAGGGCGCCCTGCATGTGGACGATCCGGCCAGAGCAACCACCGCGACGGTGCACTCGGGCTGTCGCCTGGAAGAGGACTTTTTCAACCCGTTTGTGCAGGACGGCAAGATCATGCTGGTGCTCAAAAAGAACCACGCCGGCTTTCATACGGCCAGCGAAATCGCCGAGCTGTTGCGAACGTCGCCCGACTTCCGCCAGAGCAACGGTTCGTATGTCGACGACATTGCCCGGGCGATTGACCAGGTGAATATCGAAGTCAGCGTGCCGCAGAACTACGCCGAAGAGCCGGCGGCCTTTGTCACCCAGGTGCTGGATCAGCGGGTGTTTCGCCCGCAGTCCGACGGTCGGGTGGTGATCAACGAGCGGGTCGGCACGGTAGTGATCGGGGCGAACGTGGAGATTGGGGCGGTCGCCGTGACGCATCGGAACTTCTCGGTGGAAGCGGGGCCTTTCGCCCAGCTCAGCACGGAAAGCGACGAAGAAGCGACCAAACTGAAAACGCTGGTCGACGCCTTGAACGCCGTGAAAGCGACCCCGGCCGACATCATCGACATCATCAAAGGACTGGAACGGAACGGCCAGTTATACGGCGAGCTCATCATCGAGTAATCGTCGGAGTCTTTGTCCTTTCCGCCGTCCCTTTCGTCCTGACACACACGGAATCGCCATCCCATGTTTTCCATCGCCGCCCCCCCGTCTTCGCCGATGTCGCTTTCGCCCAGCCCGGCCCAGAGCCAGGCCAAACTGAACAGCGCGGAGACGAAAGAAGATCCGAACGAGCTGAAAGACGCCTTCACCCAGTTCGTGGGCGAGACCTTCTTTGGCCAGCTGATCTCGTCGATGCGGGAAACGCAAAGCAAGCCGGCTTACTTCCACGGCGGGCGGGCCGAAGAAGTCTTCCAGGGGCAGCTGGATCAGATGATGACCAAGCAGATGGCTGAGAACTCGGCCGACAAATTCAGCGAACCGATGTACGAACTGTTCCAGCTCCAGCGCCACGCCTGAGCCGGGAAGCCGGCAGCCAGGAAGCGGCTGTCGCAAGACGTGCGATGACTATCCCGCTTGAGATCACACCACCGCCTGTCAGGGGCCGACGATGACCGTAAACGAAGCGATGCTGGCCGAACAACCGCTGGAACTGCAGCTGTCGGATCTGCTCAACGATCTGTCCGAAGTACAGAACGAACTGCTGTCGGTGCTGGCCGAAAAACGCCAGTGCATGGCCGAGAATAACCTGGCGGGCATGCGTGAGATCGAAGCCCGCGAGTCGCAACTGGGCGATCGACTGGAGGCCTGTCACAGCCGCCGCAGCGGCCTGCTGGAGAACGCCAAAGCCAAGGGCCTGCCCGGTTCGGGGCTGGGCAGTCTGGCCAAAGCGATGCCGGATCCGGCGGCCCAGCGACTAGGAGCCAGCGCCGCAGCGGCTTCCGCCAAAATGCGTCTGCTGCAGCACGACTGCCTGACCAACTGGGTGCTGGCGCAACGCTCGCTCCTGCATATTTCGCAAATTTTAGAGATTATTGCCACCGGCGGTCGTGTTATGCCGACTTATAGAAGAGGAAGCCAGGGCGCCGCGCCGATTCCGTCCGGCGGACTCGTCGACCGGGAAGCCTGATCATCCCGGCAAAGGCGCAGGGAAGGTCGCCTTCCCTTCCGTGAAAGATGGCGTTCTTTTGCGGAGCAAAAGACGACCGACTTTCGACTTCCGTCGGTTGAAAGTTCCACGACTGCAGGCAATGGAGCGGCGCGCACTGTGCGTCGTCCTGTTTTCGACGCTGCTGCCGTTAAACCGGTCGGGCCAGAGCGCCCAACCTGCAGAACGAACAAAACACACCACAATAACCGAACGTCAGTTTCCAGCAGGAGCCGTTCCTTTTTCGCGCAGGCTGCGGCCTTCGGGGCCCGCGATTCGATCGGACCCCCGATCGCGACTCCCTGGGGCGAATTCCCTTTTGATCATCGCACGGATGCGATCGTATGTCGTTATTCAGCTCGCTGCAGCTCGCAGGCAACACGCTTAATGCGGCCCAGGTCGGCATTCAAGTCACCGGCAATAATATTGCCAACGCCAGCACGCCGGGCTACCTCCGCCAGGAACTGGTGCTGACGCCTGCCCAGACGCAAAAAAAGGGCGATCTGCTGCTGGGAACAGGCGTGCAGATCTCGGGCGTGGTGCAGAAGATCGACAAGTTTCTGGAAAGCCGCCTGCACACGGCGAACAGCGATCTGGCCAATGGAGCCACCCAGGAGGCCGCCTACCGCGAGCTGGAACTGGTGCTAGGGGAACTCTCCGATACGGACTTGAGCACGGCGCTGACGAACTTTTTTGGCAGCATCCAGGATGTGCTTAACCAGCCGGAAAGCACGGCCGTACGCAACCTGAGCGTGCTGGAGGGGCAAAAACTGGCCGACGATATCCGTCGCCTTTATGGCCGCGTCGACGACCTGCGGGTGAACCTGAACCAGCAAGTCGCCAGCAGTTCCGACGACATCAATCGGCTACTCAAAGACGTCGCCGATCTGAACTTCAAAATTGTTTCCATCGAAGGCGGCGCCACCAGCAGAAGCGATGCGGTCGGCCTCCGCGATCAGCGGCAGATCGCGCTGACGGAACTGT is part of the Lignipirellula cremea genome and encodes:
- a CDS encoding polyprenyl synthetase family protein — protein: MPEDANLSTAPVTPPTSNDDSSAGQPLSRSEKRKSKRRQTSHLKKAPATKALREEIRAQCYKAIEKVGKARPLSKEEMESTARGILAELAQPESYVGWTMVMLATAFWQDQVAAVPPERRLFLLPHCLKHAEGCPADYDQFGLDCKTCGACSIADFRTAAEEMGYKVLVAEGTPIVLKIIISGYVDAICGVACLNVLEKAIDKILLAGIPCMAVPLLSSDCRNTSVDEDWVHEMINVQPAESAVATQSYLHLMRAAANMFHPDELDRLAPRARGGKRLAEVNGQGIGGIDPIAGTEAVAYDFLAKGGKHSRPFITLAVYDALTGGRGASADGAAQIAAFPDAVKRAALSIETFHKASLVHDDIEDNDAYRYGAETLHRQYGVATAINVGDYLIGLGYRLVSREAAAVGGDVVADILDCLADSHMRLSEGQGAELLWRDSRNKRLAPIDALKIYALKTSPAFEAAFFCGARMAGETTAFADPIRKFARNLGVAFQILNDLKDWQGDSDNKLAAGGDILGGRPTILWALALEGLSTEKQQELESLISDETRNPHWRVEQVRRLYQEADVFEKAHRLVDKHQQRAEAIADEMEPEELRRLMYYLIDTVLERGEEVAPTIEITPSFGNASVLLK
- a CDS encoding prenyltransferase/squalene oxidase repeat-containing protein, with the translated sequence MQHDPLLAAYQKSRDDLLSERVAAGHWVGELAASALSTATAISALAIVQRGHPTNTDTGRFADEASESQLSELIVRGLHWLASHQNEDGGWGDTDKSYSNIATTMLVVAAFHLTAHPAGRGDMLERAEAYIKKAGGIAGLRKRYGRDKTFAVPILTNCALAGVVPWSKVSPLPFEAACVPQKWYRFLQLPVVSYAIPALVAIGQTRFHHKPPWFPPLRWLRRMAIEPSLRVLTRMQPASGGFLEATPLTSFVVMSLASMGRINHPVTELGVEFLLRSVLPDGSWPIDANLATWNTTLSLNALAGGGEDISQYECFDWVLGCQYQEEHPFTGAEPGGWGWTDLTGSVPDSDDTPGALLALHAWRNSPGFQPKYLPNVKKAAKAGVTWLLHLQNRDGGWPTFCRGWGNLPFDRSGADLTAHVLRALAAWDTDFPSPALENAVRKGFAHLERAQRPDGHWIPLWFGNQDHPDEENPVYGTAKVLAAYRDWNKIGTLSAERGLKWLVDQQNSDGGWGGGPKKRPSGKPTVVSSVEETALAVEALLAAPEPSPARPALNKGLDWLIAAVEENRHRETSPIGFYFAKLWYYEKLYPIIFTVSALGRAAVALGKIAPANTSSLQSASRWPNP
- a CDS encoding flagellar hook-basal body protein: MPYGLYLSAAGADLQSQRMQVISNNLANVDTPGFKRDFALPEARYTEAIERGIADPGEGSLNDVSGGVSLGETVTDFSRGVYKPTGINTDFALDDDGKGFFAVERDGEEYLTRAGNFRFDNQGRLKTQDGYPVLSIGGEVVQIDPTGPAPILHHDGLLSQGGESIPLAIRRPKSLGDLVKAGATMFRQLAESEDAAPEHRQVRQGTLEMSSVKPIDATVEMIETSRVYEANIRMIQHQDGMLGSLVGRLLRV
- the flgG gene encoding flagellar basal-body rod protein FlgG produces the protein MTVQSLYTAATGMQSLETKLDVIANNLANINTTAFKKGRANFEDNFYRHEVLPGSEDQQGGRTAVGVSVGLGARVQSIQANFQQGAFQQTNRELDVAIEGPGFLQVVDNNGETVFTRAGNLSIDAQGRLVVGSAGIGRVVQPTITIPNDSVAIQIGTSGVVNVQQQGQTDLTQVGQLQLATFQNPEGLLRLGDNMFAQTQASAAPVTGNPGSVGLGLLRQNALEASNVEPVQELIDLITTQRSFELNSQAIQAGDQVLQLIANLRR
- the flgA gene encoding flagellar basal body P-ring formation chaperone FlgA encodes the protein MMRLKIAMFLLTISLSHLSAEASEVHLQSHAQPARPLVVLGDIAKIYDVDPANAAKLAAIELFPAPSRPTAFRIRELQDLLSLRGCDMSKCRFEGASVILVQPYQAGQSTAASDQNAFARQRVSARQADSSSLVRQIAWPEVSAADNARKSPVQQASASQHMASQHMATQSPAAQSAAYTAPVARASSNREQPQYDLRAQVWDRVEAAIVQHLQETADPDAAWQVVIDGVLRQQFVLESASQLQAIGGSEPWTGKQQFTLLVDGGQIPQHRLLITANVQRPTALAVAVNTTVTRGEILRADQLILAQVQDNRTGRKVLHNLEDVVGKELLRTLNAGDFIEPQAVRSPLLVKRNQVITVIAINGGVRVRTQVRSLDEGAMGELVSVQTLDRKQNFTAQVSGHDQAEIHLNSTGSATPVARASLTDRK
- a CDS encoding flagellar basal body L-ring protein FlgH, whose product is MFLKSFTSVALLFACLAGTVAAQGPSASIFRQEPPAASQGPLTLDNSSWTTTPPLPLPQIRIHDIVSIRVQEGAQMYAEGEVENRKNAGYKASLLDWVKLAGFDSLKPAPQVDGNPTVAGTLNSLYRTEGGVETRESLIFNIAAHVVDIRPNGNLILEARREIHNNSEIWDYALTGECRPTDIGPGNLILSRDIADLRIEKQERGIVPDGYGRGWFTRWLDRYQPF
- a CDS encoding flagellar basal body P-ring protein FlgI; this encodes MNRPLLSLIAVVLVALLSQDAWGQLRVSDFCRVKGQEENTLQGLGLVVGLRGTGDSEIAPTTRALAQILNLMDSPVSSDGTGSPDLEELVRAKNVALVFVTATVPAAGARQGDQLNCTVSAAFNAKSLDGGMLMITPLLGPRPGSKRVYALCQGALHVDDPARATTATVHSGCRLEEDFFNPFVQDGKIMLVLKKNHAGFHTASEIAELLRTSPDFRQSNGSYVDDIARAIDQVNIEVSVPQNYAEEPAAFVTQVLDQRVFRPQSDGRVVINERVGTVVIGANVEIGAVAVTHRNFSVEAGPFAQLSTESDEEATKLKTLVDALNAVKATPADIIDIIKGLERNGQLYGELIIE
- a CDS encoding rod-binding protein — translated: MFSIAAPPSSPMSLSPSPAQSQAKLNSAETKEDPNELKDAFTQFVGETFFGQLISSMRETQSKPAYFHGGRAEEVFQGQLDQMMTKQMAENSADKFSEPMYELFQLQRHA
- the flgN gene encoding flagellar export chaperone FlgN encodes the protein MTVNEAMLAEQPLELQLSDLLNDLSEVQNELLSVLAEKRQCMAENNLAGMREIEARESQLGDRLEACHSRRSGLLENAKAKGLPGSGLGSLAKAMPDPAAQRLGASAAAASAKMRLLQHDCLTNWVLAQRSLLHISQILEIIATGGRVMPTYRRGSQGAAPIPSGGLVDREA